A single window of Nicotiana sylvestris chromosome 3, ASM39365v2, whole genome shotgun sequence DNA harbors:
- the LOC138887748 gene encoding uncharacterized protein: MLWPEGVKKALRVMKAFDDEVVELAAYQLRDVAGTWFEICEKERDEDDGPPTWEKFEEAFMANFIPEEDREAKATEFEQLKQGNKSVQEYYMEFIRLAKHAPHMVKTEKAKICRFVSGLAYHIKDTTSAAAVEMETFSPIVGFAKHLEKDRQLRREEKEHNKKARTIGKFNGTSSGGGRNSSNKESLAPAQSSHQSGGGSSFRLVDQLVILVPQLLQLHPQARDSHNQTGHGAGRGADRVTQGGGQPRLFDTLDRQSAEASVEVITDCHAKIVRFQFPNEEVLEWKGSSASLVESKPPTLQLVPVVREFPEVFLDDLPGLPPERIIDFDIDLMPGTQPISIPPYRMAPAELNELREQLKDLLDKGFIRPSVSPWGVPVLFVKKKDGSLRMCVDYRQLNKSVAFLGHVVSSEGIKVDPQKTEAVKNWPRSTTPTKIRSFLGLAGYYRRFVEGFSSLVSPLTKLTQKAVKFQWSDACEQSFQELKKRLTTAPVLTLPTGSGGFTVYCDASRVGLGCVLMQNEKAKQDEDPYLMKLKEGFRNKEITAFTLGSDGVLKLNDRLCVPDVDDLRKAIMEEAHSSRPTDKVRTFPTSKDDRLRIAVCTVVHQRNSLTPVSIISDRGPQFTAHFWQAFQKRLGTKVNLSTAFHPQTDGQAERTIQTLEDMLHVCVINFGGNWDDHLPLIEFAYNNSYQASIGMAPYEALYGQRYRSPVGWFEPVEVPLIGPKFVCEALEKV; the protein is encoded by the exons ATGTTGTGGCCGGAGGGTGTCAAGAAAGCCCTCCGAgtgatgaaagcatttgatgatgaaGTTGTGGAGCTAGCTGCTTACCAGCTTAGAGATGTGGCCGGCACTTGGTTTGAGATATGtgaaaaggaaagagatgaagatgatggtccgcctacttgggaaaaatttgaagaggccttcatggctaactttatcccagaagaggatagggaagctaaggctacagagttcgaacaactcaagcaagggaataaaagtgTGCAAGAGTACTACATGGAATTCATAAGGTTAGCTAAGCATGCTCCTCACATGGTGAAGACTGAAAAAGCAAAGATTTGCAGGTTTGTTAGCGGTTTAGCTTACCACATTAAGGATACGACATCAGCTGCAGCAGTAGAGATGGAAACCTTCTCCCCTATTGTGGGATTTGCCAAGCACTTAGAGAAAGACAGACAACTAAGGAGAGAAGAAAAGGAGCATAACAAGAAAGCCCGAACAATTGGCAAGTTTAATGGTACATCCAGCGGAGGTGGAAGGAATTCCTCTAATAAGGAGTCATTAGCACCAGCTCAGTCCAGTCATCAGTCAGGTGGTGGGTCTTCCTTCAGAC TGGTGGATCAACTCGTCATTCTAGTTCCTCAGCTACTGCAGTTGCACCCCCAGGCTCGTGATTCTCATAATCAGACCGGGCATGGAGCAGGTAGAGGTGCAGACCGAGTTACTCAGGGAGGGGGACAACCCCGTTTGTTTGATACACTTGATCGTCAGAGTGCAGAAGCATCTGTagaagttattacag attgtcatgccaagatagtcaggttccaatttccaaatgaagaagtcttagagtggaagggtagCTCAGCATCTcttgtag AATCAAAACCACCAACTCTTCAGTTAGTGCCAGTTGTTCGAGAATTTCCAGAAGTTTTCCTAGATGACCTTCCCGGACTTCCTCCCGAAAGGATCATAGACTTCGACATTGATCtcatgccaggcactcagcccatatccATACCTCCTTATAGGATGGCTCCAGCAGAACTTAATGAGTTGAGAGAACAGTTGAAAGACCTTCTTGACAAGGGTTTCATCAGACCGAGTGTTTCACCATGGGGTGTCCCGGTCCTATTtgtcaagaagaaagatgggtctctcagaatgtgtgttgactatcggcagttgaataaa tcagtggcattcttaggccatgtggtatctagcgaaggaataaaagtagaccctcagaagacagaagcagtcaagaactggcctaggtcGACAACGCCAACCAAAATCAGGAGCTTCTTGGGGCTAGCtggctactatagaaggtttgtagaggggttttcgtCACTTGTATctccattaactaagttgactcaaaaagcagttaagttccaatggtcagacgcttgtgagcagagttttcaagagttaaagaagaggttgaccacTGCACCTGTGTTAACCTTGCCAACAGGTTCGGGTGGgttcacagtgtattgtgatgcctctagagtgggccttggttgtgttcttatgcaaaatgaaaaa gctaagcaagaTGAAGATCCGTACCTaatgaaattaaaagaaggattcagaaacaaagaaatcactgctttcactctaggaagtgacggagttttgaagttgaatgatcggTTATGTGTGCCTGATGTAGATGATCTTAGGAAGGCCATAATGGAGGAAGCTCACAGTTCGAG ACCGACTGACAAAGTCCGCACATTTCCTACCAGTAAAGACGACAGACTCCGCATAGCAGTATGCACAGTTgtacatcaaagaaatagtcttactccagtttcaatcatatctGACAGAGGCCCTCAGTTTACAGCGCATTTTTGGCAGGCATTTCAGAAAAGATTAGGTACCAAGGTCAATTTAAGCACTGCTTtccatccacaaaccgatggcCAGGCAGAAAGAACCATTCAGACTCTCGAAGATATGTTGCATGTGTGTGTTATAAattttggaggtaattgggatgatcacttgccacttatagaatttgcttacaataacagctatcaagcgagcattggtatggctccttatgaagcaTTGTATGGGCAGAGATATAGGTCTCCAGTGGGCTGGTTTGAACCAGTAGAGGTGCCGTTGATTGGTCCAAAGTTTGTTTGTGAGGCCTTGGAGAAAGTTTAG